The proteins below are encoded in one region of Buttiauxella gaviniae:
- the yacL gene encoding protein YacL encodes MEYEFLRDVTGLVKVRMSMGHEVVGHWFNEEVKDNLALLDEVEEAANSVKGSERQWQRTGHEYTLWLDGEEVMIRANQLEISGDEMEEGMNYYDEESLSFCGVEDFMQVINAYREFVAQHR; translated from the coding sequence ATGGAATATGAATTTTTACGCGACGTCACAGGACTTGTGAAAGTGCGTATGTCGATGGGTCACGAAGTTGTGGGCCATTGGTTTAACGAAGAAGTAAAAGATAATCTTGCCCTGCTCGATGAAGTCGAAGAGGCAGCAAATTCAGTGAAGGGTAGCGAGCGCCAGTGGCAGCGTACCGGGCATGAATATACGCTGTGGCTCGACGGGGAAGAGGTGATGATCCGCGCTAATCAACTGGAAATTTCAGGTGATGAAATGGAAGAGGGGATGAACTACTACGACGAAGAGAGTTTATCTTTTTGCGGGGTTGAAGATTTTATGCAGGTCATTAACGCCTATCGCGAATTTGTTGCGCAGCACCGATAA
- a CDS encoding YacC family pilotin-like protein encodes MKMGVRALLLGLLLAFSTSSQALSESEAEDMADLTAVFVFLKNDCGYQNLPNGQIRRALVFFAQQNQWDLSNYDSFNMKALGEDSYRDLSGIGIPTANKCKSLARDSLSLLAYVK; translated from the coding sequence ATGAAGATGGGAGTGAGGGCATTATTGCTGGGGTTGTTGCTGGCTTTTTCCACCAGCAGTCAGGCACTTAGCGAATCCGAAGCAGAAGATATGGCCGATCTTACTGCGGTGTTTGTGTTCCTGAAAAATGATTGTGGCTACCAAAACCTGCCTAACGGACAAATTCGTCGCGCCCTGGTCTTTTTTGCCCAACAAAACCAGTGGGATTTGAGCAATTACGATAGTTTTAATATGAAAGCGCTGGGTGAAGACAGTTACCGCGATCTAAGCGGGATTGGGATTCCGACGGCGAACAAATGTAAGTCCCTCGCAAGAGACTCGCTCAGCTTACTTGCCTACGTGAAGTAA
- the cueO gene encoding multicopper oxidase CueO, with protein MHRRDFLKYSAAIGAFSALPLWSRAALAADRPTLPIPGLLSPDAKNSIRLTVQAGKSTFNGKTATTWGYNGNLLGPALQLTQGEAVTVEINNSLAEETTVHWHGLEIPGDVDGGPQGVIASGGKRTVKFTPQQQAATCWFHPHQHGKTGHQVAMGLAGLVLIEDNESRALRLPKQWGIDDVPLIIQDKRFGADGQIDYQLDMMSAAVGWFGDTLLCNGVTYPQHANPRGWLRLRLLNGCNARSLNIAASDNRPLYVIASDGGLLAEPVKVTELPMLMGERFEVLVDTRDGKAFDIVTLPVKQMGMTVAPFDKPQPVARIQPLRIQGSGELPDKLVNIPALPNLDGMTERWLQLMMDPMLDMMGMQALMEKYGPQAMAGMNMAGHGNMGNMGHGNMNHGGMNHGKMGAGFDFLHANKINGKAFDMNTPAFAAEKGKYEKWTISGEGDMMLHPFHIHGTQFRILSENGQPVAAHRQGWKDTVRVEGGRSEVLVRFDHAASKDQAYMAHCHLLEHEDTGMMLGFTVA; from the coding sequence ATGCATCGCCGTGATTTTCTAAAATATTCTGCTGCTATTGGCGCATTTAGCGCGCTGCCGCTCTGGAGCCGAGCGGCATTGGCCGCCGATAGACCCACATTACCGATCCCCGGACTTCTCTCCCCAGATGCAAAGAATAGCATCCGTTTAACGGTGCAAGCGGGCAAAAGCACCTTCAATGGAAAAACTGCCACGACCTGGGGCTATAACGGCAACTTATTGGGGCCAGCTTTGCAACTGACACAGGGCGAAGCGGTGACCGTTGAGATTAATAATAGCCTGGCAGAAGAAACCACGGTGCACTGGCACGGTTTAGAAATTCCCGGTGATGTTGACGGTGGGCCGCAGGGGGTGATTGCCTCAGGCGGCAAGCGCACCGTGAAATTTACCCCGCAACAACAGGCGGCAACCTGCTGGTTCCACCCGCACCAGCACGGTAAAACCGGCCATCAGGTCGCGATGGGTCTTGCAGGCCTGGTATTAATTGAAGATAACGAAAGCCGTGCGCTGCGCCTGCCGAAACAGTGGGGCATCGATGATGTACCGCTGATTATCCAGGACAAGCGTTTTGGCGCTGACGGGCAAATTGATTACCAGTTGGATATGATGAGCGCCGCCGTAGGCTGGTTTGGCGACACCCTGTTGTGCAATGGGGTGACTTATCCGCAACATGCGAATCCGCGTGGCTGGTTGCGTCTGCGTCTGCTGAACGGTTGTAACGCCCGTTCGCTGAATATTGCCGCGAGCGATAACCGCCCGCTGTATGTCATCGCCAGCGACGGCGGTTTACTGGCAGAGCCGGTTAAAGTCACCGAACTACCGATGCTGATGGGCGAGCGCTTCGAAGTGCTGGTGGATACCCGCGATGGAAAAGCGTTTGATATCGTCACGCTGCCGGTGAAACAAATGGGAATGACGGTTGCGCCTTTCGACAAACCGCAGCCAGTGGCGCGCATCCAGCCGCTGAGGATTCAGGGCTCAGGCGAACTGCCGGATAAACTGGTTAACATCCCTGCGCTCCCTAATCTTGATGGAATGACCGAACGCTGGCTGCAACTGATGATGGATCCCATGCTGGATATGATGGGCATGCAGGCGCTGATGGAAAAATATGGCCCGCAGGCGATGGCGGGCATGAACATGGCCGGGCATGGCAATATGGGGAATATGGGGCACGGAAATATGAACCATGGCGGCATGAATCACGGCAAAATGGGGGCAGGTTTTGATTTCCTCCATGCCAACAAAATTAATGGCAAAGCGTTTGATATGAATACCCCGGCGTTTGCTGCTGAGAAAGGCAAATACGAGAAATGGACGATTTCTGGTGAAGGCGACATGATGCTGCATCCGTTCCATATTCACGGTACGCAGTTCCGTATTCTGAGTGAAAACGGCCAGCCGGTTGCGGCTCATCGCCAGGGCTGGAAAGATACGGTTCGAGTAGAAGGCGGGCGCAGTGAAGTGTTAGTGCGTTTTGATCATGCTGCTTCGAAGGATCAGGCGTATATGGCGCACTGCCATCTACTGGAACATGAAGATACCGGCATGATGCTTGGGTTTACGGTGGCGTAA
- a CDS encoding glucose/quinate/shikimate family membrane-bound PQQ-dependent dehydrogenase translates to MNCYQTFKSVIIVKTTNSGSRVIATLTALFAVLTGLYLFIGGIWLVAIGGSWYYPIAGVVMLITAWLLWQRKALALWLYAALLLCTVAWSVWEVGFDFWALTPRLDVLFFFGVWLLLPFVYRHLILPSAGAAPALGAVLAITVVALAWAVFNDPQEINGTLSSNEISAASSSTIPDADWPAYGRNQEGQRYSPLKQINDKNVGQLKEAWTFQTGDVKRPTDPGEITNEVTPIKIRDTLYLCTAHQQLFALDAATGKQKWKFDPRLDTNPSFQHVTCRGVSYHEATADNATPDGVSDCPRRIILPVNDGRLFAINADNGQLCESFANKGILNLQTNMPVTTPGMYEPTSPPIITDKVIVIAGAVTDNYSTREPSGVIRGFDVNSGKLLWAFDPGAKDPNTIPGDEHHFTVNSPNSWAPAAYDAKLDLVYLPMGVTTPDIWGGNRTPEQERYASSIVALNATTGKLAWSYQTVHHDLWDMDMPSQPTLADISDKNGNVIPVIYAPAKTGNIFVLDRRDGKLVVPAPEKPVPQGAAKGDYVTPTQPFSDLSFRPKKDLSGADMWGATLYDQMVCRIIFHKLRYEGIFTPPSEQGTLVFPGNLGMFEWGGISVDPNRQVAIANPMALPFVSKLMPRGPGNPMEPPKDAKGTGSESGIQPQYGVPYGVTLNPFLSPFGLPCKQPAWGYISAVDLKTNEVVWKKRIGTVRDSSPLPLPFKMGMPMLGGPISTAGNVLFIGATADNYLRAYNMSNGDKLWEARLPAGGQATPMTYEVNGKQYVVISAGGHGSFGTKMGDYIVAYALPDGAK, encoded by the coding sequence ATGAATTGCTATCAAACTTTTAAGAGCGTGATAATTGTGAAAACAACTAACTCAGGTTCGCGGGTAATCGCGACCTTAACAGCCCTTTTTGCGGTATTGACGGGGCTGTATTTATTTATTGGCGGGATATGGTTAGTGGCAATTGGTGGGTCATGGTACTACCCAATTGCAGGCGTGGTGATGCTCATCACCGCATGGTTACTTTGGCAACGCAAAGCTCTGGCACTTTGGCTCTACGCCGCATTATTGCTTTGCACCGTGGCGTGGAGCGTGTGGGAAGTCGGTTTCGATTTCTGGGCATTAACGCCACGTTTAGACGTGCTGTTCTTCTTCGGCGTATGGCTTCTGCTGCCGTTTGTTTATCGTCATCTGATTCTACCGTCTGCGGGTGCGGCTCCAGCGCTGGGTGCCGTACTTGCGATTACCGTGGTTGCACTGGCATGGGCGGTATTTAACGATCCGCAGGAAATCAATGGCACGCTGAGCAGCAATGAAATTTCAGCGGCCTCCTCTTCCACCATTCCTGACGCCGACTGGCCGGCGTATGGTCGTAATCAAGAAGGGCAACGCTACTCTCCTTTAAAACAGATCAACGATAAAAACGTCGGTCAGCTTAAAGAAGCGTGGACTTTCCAGACTGGTGATGTAAAACGCCCAACCGATCCGGGTGAAATCACCAACGAAGTCACGCCGATTAAAATTCGCGACACGCTTTACCTGTGTACCGCGCACCAGCAACTGTTTGCGCTGGATGCGGCAACCGGTAAGCAGAAGTGGAAATTCGATCCGCGTCTGGATACCAACCCATCGTTCCAGCACGTTACCTGCCGTGGCGTTTCTTACCACGAAGCGACAGCGGATAACGCAACTCCGGATGGAGTTTCAGACTGCCCACGCCGAATCATTCTTCCGGTGAATGATGGCCGCCTGTTTGCCATTAACGCCGATAACGGCCAGCTTTGCGAAAGCTTCGCTAACAAAGGCATTCTGAATCTGCAAACCAATATGCCGGTGACTACGCCGGGTATGTACGAGCCTACCTCGCCGCCAATTATCACCGATAAAGTGATTGTGATTGCCGGTGCCGTAACGGACAACTACTCAACGCGCGAGCCATCTGGCGTGATCCGTGGCTTTGATGTGAACAGCGGCAAACTGCTGTGGGCCTTCGACCCGGGCGCGAAAGATCCGAATACCATTCCAGGGGACGAGCATCATTTTACCGTGAACTCACCTAACTCATGGGCACCTGCGGCCTATGATGCGAAGCTGGATTTGGTGTATCTGCCGATGGGCGTCACCACGCCAGATATCTGGGGCGGTAACCGTACGCCGGAGCAAGAGCGTTACGCCAGCAGCATTGTGGCGCTGAATGCCACAACCGGGAAACTGGCCTGGTCATATCAAACGGTTCACCATGACCTGTGGGATATGGACATGCCTTCCCAGCCCACGCTTGCGGATATCAGCGATAAGAACGGTAACGTGATTCCGGTCATCTATGCCCCAGCGAAAACCGGCAACATCTTTGTGCTGGATCGTCGTGACGGCAAACTGGTGGTTCCGGCTCCGGAAAAACCGGTGCCGCAAGGTGCTGCTAAAGGCGATTATGTGACTCCCACTCAGCCGTTCTCCGACCTGAGCTTCCGTCCGAAGAAAGATCTCAGCGGGGCGGATATGTGGGGTGCGACCCTTTACGACCAGATGGTCTGCCGCATTATCTTCCACAAACTGCGTTATGAAGGCATCTTCACACCGCCGTCTGAGCAAGGCACGCTGGTGTTCCCGGGTAACCTGGGCATGTTTGAGTGGGGCGGGATTTCTGTCGATCCAAACCGCCAGGTCGCGATTGCTAACCCAATGGCGCTGCCGTTTGTTTCTAAGCTGATGCCGCGCGGCCCTGGCAACCCGATGGAGCCGCCGAAAGATGCAAAAGGTACCGGGTCTGAATCAGGCATTCAGCCGCAGTACGGCGTGCCATATGGCGTAACACTTAATCCGTTCCTCTCTCCGTTTGGCTTACCGTGTAAGCAACCGGCGTGGGGCTACATTTCTGCGGTAGATTTGAAAACCAACGAAGTGGTATGGAAAAAACGTATCGGCACCGTGCGCGACAGCTCACCGCTTCCACTGCCGTTTAAAATGGGGATGCCGATGCTGGGCGGTCCGATTTCTACGGCGGGTAACGTGCTGTTTATTGGCGCAACCGCAGACAACTATCTGCGCGCCTATAACATGAGCAATGGTGACAAACTTTGGGAAGCGCGTCTGCCAGCCGGTGGGCAAGCAACGCCGATGACGTATGAAGTAAACGGTAAGCAATACGTGGTGATTTCCGCAGGGGGTCACGGTTCATTCGGTACGAAGATGGGCGATTATATTGTCGCTTATGCTTTGCCGGACGGCGCGAAGTAA
- the hpt gene encoding hypoxanthine phosphoribosyltransferase, with translation MKHTVEVMIPEAEIKARIAELGREITEHYRDSGSDMVLVGLLRGSFMFMADLCREVQVPHEVDFMTASSYGSGMSTTRDVKILKDLDEDIRGKDVLIVEDIIDSGNTLSKVREILSLREPKSLAICTLLDKPERREVDVNVEWVGFAIPDEFVVGYGIDYAQRYRHLPYVGKVVLLDE, from the coding sequence ATGAAACATACTGTTGAAGTGATGATCCCCGAAGCGGAGATCAAAGCCCGTATCGCTGAGTTGGGTCGTGAGATCACTGAACATTATCGTGATAGCGGTAGTGATATGGTGCTGGTTGGCCTGCTGCGTGGCTCATTTATGTTCATGGCGGATCTGTGCCGTGAAGTGCAAGTGCCTCACGAAGTCGATTTTATGACCGCTTCCAGCTACGGCAGCGGCATGTCCACCACCCGCGATGTGAAAATCCTCAAAGACCTCGATGAAGATATTCGCGGCAAAGACGTGCTGATCGTCGAAGATATTATCGATTCCGGTAATACCCTGAGCAAAGTGCGTGAAATTCTTAGCCTGCGCGAGCCTAAGTCGCTGGCTATCTGTACGCTGCTTGATAAACCTGAACGCCGTGAAGTGGACGTAAACGTTGAGTGGGTAGGTTTCGCCATTCCTGACGAGTTTGTGGTGGGTTATGGTATTGATTACGCTCAGCGTTATCGCCATCTGCCTTACGTCGGCAAAGTAGTGCTGTTGGACGAGTAA